Proteins encoded within one genomic window of Gammaproteobacteria bacterium:
- a CDS encoding SPOR domain-containing protein, producing the protein MKTWRLAVATAAIAFIAACSSPEGDWKKAEAENTEAAYQAFLDRHPEGEWAQKAQAQLDAIKDTRDWENAQSADAIEGYNNYLLAHPTGAHMGEARQRISDLETEAAWQTAQSAGTREAIEDFLIRYADAPQAEQARTRLAELNPPPAPAPEVQAKPAVRPAGRAAPAKPASGKAGGTATPPAGNYQVQLGAFSTMDKAQAGKARLEKSYRSVVGPLSVQKPSGGEAVYRVKSAGMTEAAARSACQSLKRSGQDCVVVQR; encoded by the coding sequence ATGAAGACATGGCGGCTGGCCGTTGCGACGGCGGCGATCGCGTTCATTGCAGCCTGCAGCAGTCCCGAAGGCGACTGGAAGAAGGCCGAAGCCGAGAACACCGAAGCGGCCTACCAGGCCTTCCTCGACCGGCACCCCGAGGGCGAGTGGGCGCAGAAGGCCCAGGCCCAGCTCGACGCCATCAAGGACACCCGCGACTGGGAGAACGCCCAGAGCGCCGATGCCATCGAGGGCTACAACAACTACCTGCTGGCACACCCGACCGGCGCCCACATGGGCGAGGCGCGCCAGCGCATCTCGGACCTCGAGACCGAGGCGGCCTGGCAGACCGCGCAGTCCGCGGGCACCCGCGAAGCGATCGAGGACTTCCTCATCCGCTATGCCGATGCGCCGCAGGCCGAGCAGGCGCGCACGCGCCTTGCCGAGCTGAATCCGCCGCCGGCTCCGGCGCCCGAAGTGCAGGCGAAACCCGCGGTCCGGCCCGCCGGCAGGGCGGCACCGGCCAAGCCGGCGTCGGGCAAGGCGGGCGGCACGGCGACGCCGCCCGCCGGCAACTACCAGGTGCAACTCGGTGCCTTCAGCACGATGGACAAGGCGCAGGCCGGGAAGGCACGGCTGGAGAAGAGCTACCGCTCGGTGGTGGGCCCGCTCAGCGTGCAGAAGCCATCCGGCGGCGAGGCGGTCTACCGGGTGAAGTCGGCGGGCATGACCGAGGCGGCGGCGCGCTCGGCGTGCCAGTCGCTGAAGCGCTCGGGCCAGGACTGCGTGGTGGTGCAGCGCTAG
- the pdxH gene encoding pyridoxamine 5'-phosphate oxidase: MADTRQDLADLRREFRGQPLRRAELDADPFVQFDRWFREATRAAVPEPNAMCLATVAADGQPSSRTVLLKFYDRSGFVFYTNYGSRKAREIEANPRVALLLFWPELFRQVKIRGHASRCSSAESLAYFLRRPRDSQLGAWVSSQSQVISSRAVLQEKFAEMKRRFAAGEVPLPSFWGGYRVVPQDIEFWQGQESRLHDRFAYSREGDAWRIERLAP, encoded by the coding sequence ATGGCCGACACCCGCCAGGACCTCGCCGACCTGCGCCGGGAATTCCGCGGCCAGCCCCTGCGCCGTGCCGAGCTGGATGCCGATCCCTTCGTCCAGTTCGACCGCTGGTTCCGCGAGGCGACCCGCGCCGCGGTACCGGAGCCCAATGCCATGTGCCTGGCCACGGTGGCCGCCGATGGCCAGCCCTCCTCGCGGACCGTGCTGCTGAAGTTCTACGACCGCTCGGGCTTCGTCTTCTACACCAACTACGGCAGCCGCAAGGCCCGCGAGATCGAAGCGAACCCGCGGGTGGCGCTGCTGCTGTTCTGGCCGGAGCTGTTCCGCCAGGTGAAGATCCGCGGCCACGCCAGCCGCTGCAGCAGCGCCGAGAGCCTCGCGTACTTCCTGCGCCGGCCGCGCGACAGCCAGCTCGGCGCCTGGGTGTCCAGCCAGAGCCAGGTCATCTCCTCGCGCGCGGTGCTGCAGGAGAAATTCGCCGAGATGAAGCGCCGGTTCGCCGCCGGCGAGGTGCCGCTGCCCTCCTTCTGGGGCGGCTACCGCGTGGTCCCGCAGGACATCGAGTTCTGGCAGGGCCAGGAAAGCCGCCTCCACGACCGCTTTGCCTACAGCCGTGAAGGCGACGCCTGGCGCATCGAGCGCCTCGCACCCTGA
- a CDS encoding copper resistance protein B encodes MVDPIHSRTALAAVAASLLVAIAAPARGAPAVTPEERAAAFPAMPAGFHDDMHGAQMDGSLRAEELEWQARDGTDALAWDVIGWYGSDMHRLWLRDEGEHVRGSRVENRAELLYGQPVAAWWDFVGGLRQDTGADASRTYVALGLQGLAPQWFHVEATGYLGEGGQLGLRLQAEYEWLFTNRLILAARAEAEAWSDDDPRAGIGSGIGEVSSGLRLRYEWRREFAPYIGIEWAGIHGDSADLAREEGEGTSDRRFVAGLRFWF; translated from the coding sequence ATGGTTGATCCCATCCACAGCAGGACGGCCCTGGCGGCGGTCGCGGCGTCGCTGCTCGTCGCCATTGCCGCCCCCGCGCGCGGGGCCCCGGCGGTCACGCCGGAGGAGCGCGCTGCCGCATTCCCGGCGATGCCCGCCGGCTTCCACGACGACATGCACGGCGCGCAGATGGACGGCTCGTTGCGCGCGGAAGAGCTGGAGTGGCAGGCACGCGATGGCACCGACGCCCTCGCCTGGGATGTCATCGGCTGGTACGGCAGCGACATGCACCGCCTGTGGTTGCGCGACGAGGGCGAGCACGTGCGCGGCTCGCGGGTGGAGAACCGTGCCGAGCTGCTCTACGGGCAGCCGGTGGCGGCGTGGTGGGACTTCGTCGGTGGCCTGCGCCAGGACACCGGGGCCGATGCCTCGCGGACCTACGTGGCCCTGGGCCTGCAGGGCCTCGCCCCGCAGTGGTTCCATGTCGAGGCGACCGGCTACCTCGGCGAAGGCGGCCAGCTCGGCCTGCGGCTGCAGGCGGAGTACGAGTGGCTGTTCACCAACCGCCTGATCCTCGCCGCGCGGGCCGAGGCCGAGGCCTGGAGTGATGACGACCCGCGTGCCGGCATCGGTTCGGGCATCGGCGAAGTCAGCAGCGGGCTGCGGCTGCGCTACGAATGGCGCCGCGAGTTCGCGCCCTACATCGGCATCGAGTGGGCCGGCATCCACGGCGACAGCGCCGATCTCGCCAGGGAGGAGGGCGAAGGCACCAGCGACCGGCGCTTCGTCGCCGGCCTGCGCTTCTGGTTCTGA
- a CDS encoding copper resistance system multicopper oxidase: MNIERGPRAPSIHPAGLSRRRFVQGIALAGVAGVAGRSRADTGMASSPGVLSGTEFDLDIAPAAVNFTGRRSIATVINGLLPAPLLRWREGDTVRIRVSNHLAEPTSIHWHGMLVPAAMDGVPGFSFPGILPGGSFEYRFRVRQAGTYWYHSHSGHQEQTGVYGPLVVLPRDADPDGVERDHVVMLSDWSDEDPRRIVHRLKVQGDYYNHGQRTVGDFFRDIGRDGLGATLADRIAWGGMRMTPTDLADVGGGAYTYLMNGTTPAGNWTGLFRPGERVRLRFINAGAMTYFDVRIPGLPMTVIAADGQPVEQVTVEEFRIGPGETLDVVVAPPDAEAYTVFAQSMDRSGFARGTLAPRPGMSAAVPAPDPRPLLTMADMGHGGHAAADPHAGHAGHEGHEGHTMPGAAAPQAHAATEFGPTVDMRAEAPSTRLDDPGVGLRDNGRRVLTYADLASRFADPDGRDPGRTLELHLTGHMGRYIWSFDGVPYADAGPLRFAYGERLRIRLVNDTMMEHPMHLHGMWSDLEDESGAFKLRKHTVSIKPGHALSYRISADALGRWAYHCHLMLHMTNGMFREVIVDEESRHG, translated from the coding sequence ATGAACATCGAGCGGGGCCCGCGTGCCCCATCCATCCACCCTGCCGGCCTGAGCCGCCGCCGCTTCGTCCAGGGGATCGCCCTGGCCGGCGTCGCGGGGGTTGCCGGCCGCAGCCGTGCCGATACCGGCATGGCCTCATCACCGGGCGTGCTTTCGGGCACGGAGTTCGACCTGGACATCGCCCCTGCCGCCGTGAACTTCACCGGCAGGCGCAGCATCGCCACGGTCATCAACGGGCTGCTGCCGGCGCCGCTGCTTCGCTGGCGCGAAGGCGACACCGTGCGCATCCGCGTCAGCAACCATCTCGCCGAGCCGACCTCCATCCACTGGCACGGCATGCTGGTGCCGGCGGCGATGGACGGCGTGCCGGGTTTCAGCTTCCCCGGCATCCTGCCTGGCGGGAGCTTCGAGTACCGCTTTCGCGTCCGCCAGGCCGGCACCTACTGGTACCACAGCCACTCCGGCCACCAGGAGCAGACCGGAGTCTACGGACCGCTGGTGGTGCTGCCGCGGGATGCCGACCCCGACGGCGTGGAGCGCGACCATGTGGTGATGCTCTCCGACTGGAGCGACGAGGACCCGCGGCGCATCGTGCATCGCCTCAAGGTGCAGGGCGACTACTACAACCACGGCCAGCGCACCGTGGGCGACTTCTTCCGCGACATCGGCCGCGACGGCCTCGGTGCCACGCTGGCGGACCGCATCGCCTGGGGCGGCATGCGCATGACGCCGACGGACCTCGCCGACGTCGGCGGCGGCGCCTACACCTACCTGATGAACGGCACGACGCCGGCAGGCAACTGGACCGGGCTGTTCCGGCCCGGCGAGCGCGTGCGCCTGCGCTTCATCAACGCCGGCGCCATGACCTATTTCGACGTGCGCATTCCCGGCCTGCCGATGACCGTCATCGCCGCCGACGGCCAGCCGGTGGAACAGGTGACCGTGGAGGAATTCCGCATCGGGCCGGGCGAGACGCTCGATGTCGTGGTGGCGCCGCCGGATGCGGAGGCCTACACGGTGTTCGCGCAGTCCATGGACCGCAGCGGCTTTGCCCGCGGCACGCTCGCGCCGCGCCCCGGGATGAGCGCCGCGGTGCCCGCCCCCGATCCGCGGCCGCTGCTGACCATGGCGGACATGGGCCACGGCGGGCATGCCGCGGCCGATCCGCATGCCGGGCATGCGGGGCACGAGGGCCACGAGGGGCACACGATGCCCGGCGCGGCGGCCCCGCAGGCACATGCAGCGACGGAGTTCGGCCCGACCGTCGACATGCGCGCCGAGGCGCCCTCGACGCGCCTCGATGACCCCGGCGTCGGCCTGCGCGACAACGGCCGGCGCGTGCTGACCTACGCCGACCTCGCCAGCCGCTTCGCCGACCCGGATGGCCGCGACCCGGGCCGCACGCTGGAGCTGCACCTCACCGGCCACATGGGCCGCTACATCTGGTCCTTCGACGGCGTGCCCTACGCCGACGCCGGCCCGCTGCGCTTCGCCTACGGCGAGCGGCTGCGCATCCGCCTGGTCAACGACACCATGATGGAGCACCCCATGCACCTGCACGGCATGTGGTCCGACCTCGAGGACGAGTCCGGCGCGTTCAAGCTGCGCAAGCACACGGTGAGCATCAAGCCCGGCCATGCGCTCAGCTACCGGATCAGCGCCGATGCGCTCGGCCGCTGGGCCTATCACTGCCACCTGATGCTGCACATGACCAACGGCATGTTCCGCGAGGTCATCGTCGACGAGGAGAGCCGCCATGGTTGA
- a CDS encoding class I SAM-dependent methyltransferase: MAAGSDEALHKRPAAAPDGALLRFFRRQVLARLARLERGRLTVTDAMGRAEFGGGDGNSAGLRIADLSAYADIVRRGTIGAAEAYMQGKWTASDLTALVRLMVANRETMEGIEAGLARLVAPVQRLSHWWRRNTRRQARRNIGAHYDLGNEFYALFLDATMSYSAGIFPGPASSLEEAAVHKLDLICRKLDLRPGDHLLEIGTGWGGLALHAASRCGCRVTTTTLSARQREYAQARVRAAGLEGRVTVLDRDYRDLEGQFDKLVSVEMIEAVGLGFLDEYFRVCNARLRPGGRMLLQGIVIADQLYEQARRSVDFIQQYIFPGGALPSLAAIQAAVARSTELRAVGLQDIGEHYARTLREWRRRFMAQLPAVRQLGFGEEFIRMWEFYLAYCEGGFLERSISDVQLVLDKPGGVQPLPA, from the coding sequence ATGGCAGCCGGTTCCGACGAGGCTCTCCACAAGCGGCCGGCAGCCGCGCCCGATGGCGCCCTGCTCCGCTTCTTCCGTCGCCAGGTCCTGGCACGACTGGCGAGGCTGGAGCGCGGCCGGCTCACCGTCACCGATGCCATGGGCCGCGCCGAGTTCGGCGGCGGCGACGGCAACAGCGCCGGGCTGCGCATCGCCGATCTCTCGGCCTACGCCGACATCGTCCGCCGCGGCACCATCGGCGCCGCCGAGGCCTACATGCAGGGCAAGTGGACGGCGAGCGACCTCACGGCGCTGGTGCGCCTGATGGTGGCGAACCGCGAGACCATGGAGGGCATCGAGGCCGGGCTGGCCCGCCTCGTGGCGCCCGTGCAGCGGCTGTCGCACTGGTGGCGGCGCAACACGCGGCGGCAGGCCAGGCGCAACATCGGCGCCCACTACGACCTCGGCAACGAGTTCTACGCGCTGTTCCTCGACGCCACCATGAGCTACTCCGCCGGCATCTTCCCGGGTCCGGCGAGCAGCCTCGAGGAAGCCGCAGTCCACAAGCTCGACCTCATCTGCCGCAAGCTCGACCTTCGGCCCGGCGACCACCTGCTCGAGATCGGCACCGGCTGGGGCGGACTGGCGCTGCACGCGGCCAGCCGCTGCGGCTGCCGCGTCACCACCACCACCCTGTCCGCACGCCAGCGGGAGTATGCGCAGGCCCGGGTGCGGGCGGCGGGCCTGGAAGGGCGCGTCACCGTGCTCGACCGCGACTACCGCGATCTGGAGGGCCAGTTCGACAAGCTGGTGTCGGTGGAGATGATCGAGGCAGTGGGGCTCGGCTTCCTCGACGAATACTTCCGTGTGTGCAATGCGCGGCTGCGCCCGGGCGGACGCATGCTGCTGCAGGGCATCGTCATCGCCGACCAGCTCTACGAGCAGGCACGCCGTTCGGTGGACTTCATCCAGCAATACATCTTCCCCGGTGGCGCCCTGCCCTCGCTCGCCGCCATCCAGGCCGCGGTGGCTCGCAGCACGGAGCTGCGCGCGGTGGGGCTGCAGGACATCGGCGAGCACTATGCCCGCACGCTGCGCGAGTGGCGGCGCCGGTTCATGGCGCAGCTGCCGGCGGTGCGCCAGCTCGGTTTCGGCGAGGAGTTCATCCGCATGTGGGAGTTCTACCTCGCCTACTGCGAGGGCGGCTTCCTCGAGCGCAGCATCAGCGACGTGCAGCTGGTCCTGGACAAGCCTGGCGGCGTGCAGCCGCTCCCCGCCTGA
- a CDS encoding DUF3313 family protein, translating into MAMNIRLAAVLLATLLDLGAGAAGQAATPAEAGLDVRNPRLEIRWNSDVRPASFDKIMLAPVELQFREVAPLAGPPGAPGTRSEFPVTGRDREALGRDVNRIFREELSKSKHFSLVEEAGAGVLVLQPALRDIVSRMPPEEPPGRSEVLLDSVGEATLVVTLVDGASGQVLGTATDRRNAEGSGGYGDFGAVRGNAVGVTQEVRRVVRSWGMSLDRRVEQLYFAAKPR; encoded by the coding sequence ATGGCCATGAATATCCGCCTCGCTGCAGTGCTGCTGGCCACCCTGCTCGACCTGGGCGCCGGCGCGGCCGGCCAGGCCGCGACCCCGGCCGAAGCAGGGCTGGATGTGCGCAATCCCCGGCTCGAGATCCGCTGGAACAGCGATGTGCGGCCGGCGTCGTTCGACAAGATCATGCTGGCGCCGGTGGAACTGCAGTTCCGCGAGGTGGCGCCGCTGGCCGGCCCGCCGGGGGCGCCTGGCACGCGCAGCGAGTTTCCGGTCACCGGGCGCGACCGTGAAGCGCTCGGCCGCGACGTCAACCGCATCTTCCGCGAGGAGCTGTCGAAGTCGAAGCACTTCAGCCTGGTCGAGGAAGCGGGCGCGGGCGTGCTGGTGCTGCAACCGGCGCTGCGCGACATCGTGTCGCGGATGCCGCCGGAGGAGCCGCCGGGACGTTCCGAGGTGCTGCTCGACAGCGTCGGCGAGGCGACGCTGGTGGTCACGCTGGTCGACGGCGCCAGCGGCCAGGTGCTCGGCACCGCCACCGACCGGCGCAATGCCGAGGGCAGCGGCGGCTACGGCGACTTCGGCGCCGTGCGCGGCAACGCCGTCGGTGTCACCCAGGAGGTGCGCCGCGTGGTCCGCAGCTGGGGCATGAGCCTCGACCGGCGCGTCGAGCAGCTGTACTTCGCCGCCAAGCCGCGCTGA
- a CDS encoding carbon-nitrogen hydrolase has translation MAKLRLALVQMRMGADPAANLQHALDLTAGALRDGARLVCLPELFRSRYFCQTEDAGQFGLAEAIPGPSTEAFARLAAAHGATIVLSLFERRAPGLYHNTAAVLDGARGLVGTYRKMHIPDDPRYYEKYYFTPGDLGFRVHDTAAGRLGVLVCWDQWYPEAARLTALQGAGILIYPTAIGWHPEEKAAVGERQHAAWETIQRAHAIANGCFVVAINRSGFEPEPGGTGGIEFWGQSFVAGPDGRVIGRAAADREEVLMAEIDLDEIERQRQGWPFLRDRRIDAYDGITRRFIDEAG, from the coding sequence ATGGCAAAGCTCAGGCTGGCACTGGTGCAGATGCGGATGGGCGCGGACCCGGCCGCCAACCTGCAGCATGCGCTGGACCTCACCGCCGGCGCCCTGCGCGACGGCGCCCGGCTGGTCTGCCTGCCGGAGCTGTTTCGCTCCCGCTATTTCTGCCAGACGGAGGACGCCGGCCAGTTCGGGCTGGCGGAGGCGATCCCCGGGCCGAGCACCGAGGCCTTCGCGCGGCTCGCCGCCGCGCACGGGGCGACCATCGTGCTGTCGCTGTTCGAGCGGCGCGCACCCGGGCTGTACCACAACACCGCGGCCGTGCTCGACGGCGCGCGCGGACTGGTCGGCACCTACCGCAAGATGCACATCCCCGACGATCCGCGCTACTACGAGAAGTATTACTTCACCCCGGGCGACCTCGGCTTCCGCGTGCACGACACCGCGGCCGGTCGCCTCGGCGTGCTGGTGTGCTGGGACCAGTGGTACCCGGAGGCGGCGCGCCTGACGGCACTGCAGGGCGCCGGCATCCTCATCTATCCGACCGCCATCGGCTGGCACCCGGAGGAGAAGGCGGCGGTCGGCGAGCGCCAGCATGCGGCCTGGGAGACCATCCAGCGCGCCCATGCCATCGCCAACGGCTGCTTCGTCGTGGCCATCAACCGCAGCGGCTTCGAGCCGGAACCGGGCGGCACGGGCGGCATCGAGTTCTGGGGACAGAGCTTCGTCGCCGGGCCGGATGGGCGCGTCATCGGCCGCGCCGCGGCGGACCGGGAAGAGGTGCTGATGGCCGAGATCGATCTCGACGAGATCGAGCGCCAGCGGCAGGGCTGGCCGTTCCTGCGCGACCGGCGCATCGACGCCTACGACGGCATCACGCGGCGCTTCATCGACGAGGCGGGCTGA
- the speA gene encoding biosynthetic arginine decarboxylase, with the protein MAKSRSSAASREEVPPPAPEPWSIERSAELYRIDAWGEGFFFINEQGHASVRHLPDNDVAIDLVEVVAEIRRRNAGFPVLIRFQDVLRARVRRLNEAFAAAVAESGYGNVYRGVYPIKVNQMHEVVEEVLDAGKPWGMGLECGSKAELVASLPHIDNGRLLLCNGVKDRSMLQLILSAQQLGQNVLPIVEKYSEFEQLIALADAAGVKPRLAARIRLATQGSGRWFESAGARSKFGIAMPELLRMVQELERRDCRDGLQLLHFHLGSQIADIQVLKKAVTEACQVYVSLVKRGIGVTHLDVGGGLGVNYGAGYARDEDGINYGLQEYANAVVYAVKEVCEAREVAPPVLVSESGRAITAHHSVLIVPVLGTHHPDQQQDGELPDKPHKTAKGMKKILDGLRRRHSKPEELLEAYHDAKDLRNEADQLFSLGYLALEQLAAVQRLYWGVCREILPGLRAAELDPVPAELAELEERLTDLYLCNFSVFQSMLDHWAIGQGFPIMPIDRLEESPGRRGVVVDLTCDSDGKVSNYISALDDKSFLPMHALQPEVPYYIGIFLVGAYQDIMGDTHNLFGRVPEVHVYADAEEPGNFWIEKQIPGMTVNEMLAQVQYFPNELSRRMSELVRRKIDAGQVRPGVGMQILDQYTACFSETTYCNAG; encoded by the coding sequence ATGGCCAAGTCCCGCAGCAGTGCCGCCAGCCGTGAGGAAGTGCCGCCCCCGGCCCCGGAGCCGTGGTCGATCGAGCGCTCGGCAGAGCTCTATCGCATCGACGCCTGGGGCGAGGGGTTCTTCTTCATCAACGAGCAGGGCCACGCCTCGGTGCGTCACCTGCCCGACAACGACGTCGCCATCGACCTGGTCGAGGTGGTGGCCGAGATCCGCCGGCGCAACGCCGGCTTCCCGGTGCTGATCCGCTTCCAGGACGTGCTGCGCGCCCGCGTGCGCCGCCTCAACGAGGCCTTCGCCGCGGCGGTGGCCGAATCCGGCTACGGCAATGTCTACCGCGGCGTGTATCCCATCAAGGTCAACCAGATGCACGAGGTGGTCGAGGAGGTGCTCGACGCCGGCAAGCCCTGGGGCATGGGCCTGGAGTGCGGATCGAAGGCGGAGCTGGTGGCCTCGCTGCCGCACATCGACAACGGCCGCCTGCTCCTCTGCAACGGCGTCAAGGACCGTTCCATGCTGCAGCTGATCCTCTCGGCGCAGCAGCTCGGCCAGAACGTGCTGCCGATCGTCGAGAAGTATTCGGAGTTCGAGCAGCTGATCGCGCTGGCGGATGCCGCCGGCGTCAAGCCGCGGCTCGCGGCGCGCATCCGCCTCGCCACCCAGGGTTCCGGCCGCTGGTTCGAGTCCGCCGGCGCGCGCTCGAAGTTCGGCATCGCCATGCCCGAGCTGCTGCGCATGGTGCAGGAGCTGGAGCGGCGCGATTGCCGCGACGGCCTGCAGCTGCTGCACTTCCACCTCGGCAGCCAGATCGCCGACATCCAGGTGCTGAAGAAGGCCGTCACCGAGGCCTGCCAGGTGTACGTGAGCCTGGTGAAGCGCGGTATCGGCGTCACCCACCTCGACGTCGGCGGCGGCCTGGGCGTGAACTACGGCGCCGGCTATGCCCGCGACGAGGACGGCATCAACTACGGGCTGCAGGAATATGCCAACGCCGTGGTCTACGCCGTCAAGGAGGTCTGCGAGGCACGCGAGGTGGCCCCGCCGGTGCTGGTTTCGGAGAGCGGGCGCGCCATCACCGCGCACCACTCGGTGCTGATCGTGCCGGTGCTCGGCACCCACCACCCCGACCAGCAGCAGGATGGCGAGCTGCCGGACAAGCCGCACAAGACCGCCAAGGGCATGAAGAAGATCCTCGACGGCCTGCGCCGCCGCCACAGCAAGCCGGAGGAGCTCCTCGAGGCGTACCACGATGCCAAGGACCTGCGCAACGAGGCCGACCAGCTGTTCTCGCTCGGCTACCTGGCGCTGGAGCAGCTGGCCGCCGTGCAGCGCCTGTACTGGGGCGTGTGCCGCGAGATCCTCCCCGGGCTGCGTGCCGCCGAGCTCGATCCGGTGCCGGCCGAGCTCGCCGAGCTGGAGGAGCGGCTCACCGACCTCTACCTCTGCAACTTCTCGGTGTTCCAGTCGATGCTTGACCACTGGGCCATCGGCCAGGGCTTTCCCATCATGCCCATCGACCGCCTCGAGGAGAGCCCGGGGCGCCGCGGCGTGGTGGTCGACCTGACCTGCGATTCCGACGGCAAGGTCAGCAACTACATCTCCGCGCTCGACGACAAGAGCTTCCTGCCGATGCACGCGCTGCAGCCTGAGGTGCCGTACTACATCGGCATCTTCCTGGTGGGCGCCTACCAGGACATCATGGGTGACACGCACAACCTCTTCGGCCGGGTGCCGGAGGTGCACGTGTACGCGGATGCCGAGGAGCCCGGCAATTTCTGGATCGAGAAGCAGATCCCCGGCATGACCGTCAACGAGATGCTGGCCCAGGTGCAGTACTTCCCCAACGAGCTCAGCCGCCGCATGAGCGAGCTGGTGCGCCGCAAGATCGATGCCGGCCAGGTGCGTCCCGGCGTCGGCATGCAGATCCTCGACCAGTACACCGCCTGCTTCAGCGAGACCACCTACTGCAACGCAGGCTGA
- a CDS encoding deoxyhypusine synthase family protein, with translation MGTISEFIHHHYRHFNAASLVDAADAWVRHLDSGGQMLVTLAGAMSTAELGRSLAEMIRRDKVHAICCTGANLEEDIFNLVAHEHYLRIPHYRELTAADEEALLARHLNRVTDTCIPEEEAIRRLEKVVLDEWMGADRRGEAYFPHEFFYRILRSGSLRQHYQIDPRDSWLLAACEKNLPIIVPGWEDSTLGNIFASHVISGEVKNVHTVRTGIEYMMELAKWYQATCRRHSIGFFQIGGGIAGDFPICVVPMLEQDLRIHDIPRWGYFCQISDSTTSYGSYSGAVPNEKITWGKLAAETPKFIIESDATIVAPLIFACVLGQ, from the coding sequence ATGGGCACGATCAGCGAGTTCATCCACCACCATTACCGGCATTTCAATGCCGCGTCGCTGGTCGATGCGGCCGACGCCTGGGTCCGCCACCTCGACAGCGGCGGGCAGATGCTGGTGACCCTGGCCGGTGCCATGAGCACGGCGGAGCTCGGCCGCTCGCTGGCGGAGATGATCCGCCGGGACAAGGTGCACGCCATCTGCTGCACCGGGGCCAACCTCGAGGAGGACATCTTCAACCTCGTGGCCCACGAGCACTACCTGCGCATCCCGCACTACCGCGAGCTCACGGCGGCCGACGAGGAGGCGCTGCTCGCCCGCCACCTCAACCGGGTGACCGACACCTGCATCCCGGAGGAGGAGGCCATCCGCCGCCTGGAGAAGGTGGTGCTCGACGAGTGGATGGGTGCCGACCGCCGGGGCGAGGCGTATTTCCCCCACGAGTTCTTCTACCGCATCCTGCGCTCGGGCAGCCTGCGCCAGCACTACCAGATCGATCCCCGCGACAGCTGGCTGCTCGCCGCCTGCGAGAAGAACCTGCCGATCATCGTCCCGGGCTGGGAGGACTCCACGCTCGGCAACATCTTCGCCAGCCACGTGATCAGCGGCGAGGTGAAGAACGTGCACACGGTGCGCACCGGCATCGAGTACATGATGGAGCTGGCGAAGTGGTACCAGGCCACCTGCCGCCGGCACTCCATCGGCTTCTTCCAGATCGGCGGCGGCATCGCCGGGGATTTCCCCATCTGCGTGGTGCCCATGCTGGAGCAGGACCTGCGCATCCACGACATCCCGCGCTGGGGCTACTTCTGCCAGATCAGCGATTCGACCACCAGCTACGGCTCCTACTCCGGCGCGGTGCCGAACGAGAAGATCACCTGGGGCAAGCTCGCGGCCGAGACGCCGAAGTTCATCATCGAATCGGACGCCACCATCGTGGCGCCGCTCATCTTTGCCTGCGTGCTGGGGCAGTAG